The Etheostoma spectabile isolate EspeVRDwgs_2016 chromosome 24, UIUC_Espe_1.0, whole genome shotgun sequence genome contains a region encoding:
- the ccdc14 gene encoding dynactin subunit 1 isoform X1 — translation MKGMAKSKMVTSGRLTGGVKGQLARRRVTPKPGPAAGPEPAYSLYSTDSEDQVTYLHNGLDRCAALLGGILQAEKAGLPKAVKGGAAKSRPSTSRLKKTINNRDQKTRQSAVPAAHSQVKLHPPQRHPPTPLQSHSPSSPSQTLQPLPATNPPPNPKTSISPPQPSIPPPQPNPHSGQLPHPQTDCQAASGAPHSEWDREEEFVPVRDIDTQSTAADTHINTCTSEMSTMQLELGKVNKVSQDPHSGEGCSAEKEAKMKTVQYLLAELKALISGQGSVAERLLSHLEQTVSSPLMNADGSDVPTAPDLSSLHSQNAQLRRRVRILNLQLKEKEKAERRQTTDTLCNSEVWTLQEELTTAQGRLQDLQDDLTELQKALQDAQRQLRDREADNACIKTDLEATRSRLLDSEREKTELASLAQQRLDEIGNLKRSLQHQDSLNCPIAVDSSVVDTLPTKQHFNQHQHRQDPVEPPTDRITQFLMSLGQLAPTHTEHVSAAAERDGNALEQKKLNSDQPRDKLSHPDVRPQLGDQPEDSAHHQNSPLDQSQGQSRGWRLEKTHRRAFNATLSQWDVESVWSDWSTRSGSTFDTRDEAAFRDGLAALDASIASLQKTIQLDLGK, via the exons AGTGACTCCAAAACCAGGACCAGCAGCCGGCCCTGAGCCAGCCTACTCTCTGTACTCCACAGACTCTGAAGACCAG GTTACTTATCTCCATAATGGTCTAGACCGGTGTGCTGCCTTGCTCGGTGGCATCCTTCAGGCGGAGAAGGCAG gCCTTCCCAAAGCCGTGAAGGGTGGAGCAGCTAAATCAAGACCATCTACCTCACGACTAAAGAAAACCATAAACAACAGAG ACCAGAAGACTCGTCAGTCTGCTGTCCCAGCTGCACACTCCCAAGTGAAGCTCCATCCACCTCAGagacacccccccaccccgctGCAGTCTCACTCCCCTTCCTCACCGAGCCAAAcactgcagcctctccctgccACCAACCCTCCACCCAACCCCAAGACCTCCATCTCTCCACCCCAGCCCTCAATCCCTCCACCTCAGCCCAACCCTCACTCAGGCCAGCTGCCCCACCCTCAGACCGACTGCCAGGCTGCTTCTGGAGCTCCACACTCCGAGTGGGATAGAGAAGAGGAGTTTGTTCCTGTGAGAGACATCGATACCCAAAGCACTgccgcagacacacacataaacacttgTACCTCGGAGATGTCAACCATGCAGCTAGAGCTTGGTAAAGTTAATAAAGTCTCTCAGGACCCACACAGCGGCGAGGGCTGCAGTGCAGAGAAAGAAGCGAAAATGAAGACAGTTCAGTATCTGCTTGCTGAACTCAAGGCTCTGATCTCTGGACAAG gcagtGTAGCAGAGAGGCTGCTCAGTCATCTGGAGCAGACGGTGTCTTCACCCCTGATGAATGCTGATGGATCCGACGTCCCGACTGCACCGGACCTGTCGTCGCTACACAGTCAGAACGCTCAGCTCCGAAG aCGTGTGAGGATTCTTAACCTGCAGTtaaaggagaaggagaaagctGAGAGGCGACAGACTACGGATACACTCTGTAACTCAGAAG TGTGGACTTTGCAGGAGGAGCTCACCACCGCTCAGGGCCGACTGCAGGACCTCCAGGATGACCTCACAGAACTACAGAAGGCCCTTCAGGACGCACAGAGACagctgagagacagagaagcaGATAACGCATGCATCAAAACAG acttgGAGGCCACTAGAAGCAGGTTGCTGGACAGTGAGCGAGAGAAGACGGAGTTGGCTTCACTTGCCCAGCAAAGACTGGACGAGATAGGAAACCTTAaaag GAGTCTTCAGCATCAGGATTCATTAAATTGTCCTATAGCTGTTGACAGCTCGGTCGTAGACACTCTGCCAACTAAGCAACATTTTAACCAACACCAGCACAGACAGGATCCAGTGGAGCCCCCCACTGACCGCATCACCCAGTTCCTGATGTCTCTGGGTCAGCTGGCGCCAACACACACGGAGCATGTGTCTGCGGCTGCAGAGAGGGACGGAAACGCACTAGAGCAGAAGAAACTGAACTCAGACCAGCCGAGAGACAAGTTATCGCATCCGGATGTCAGACCTCAGCTAGGTGACCAACCCGAAGACTCGGCCCATCACCAAAACTCTCCTCTCGACCAATCACAAGGCCAGTCACGCGGGTGGCGGCTGGAGAAGACGCACAGACGGGCGTTTAACGCCACGCTGTCCCAGTGGGACGTGGAATCTGTGTGGTCTGATTGGAGCACGAGGTCAGGGTCGACCTTCGACACCAGAGACGAGGCGGCGTTCAGGGACGGCCTGGCAGCTCTGGACGCCAGCATAGCcagtctgcagaagaccatTCAACTGGATCTGGGGAAGTGA
- the ccdc14 gene encoding dynactin subunit 1 isoform X2, with the protein MVTSGRLTGGVKGQLARRRVTPKPGPAAGPEPAYSLYSTDSEDQVTYLHNGLDRCAALLGGILQAEKAGLPKAVKGGAAKSRPSTSRLKKTINNRDQKTRQSAVPAAHSQVKLHPPQRHPPTPLQSHSPSSPSQTLQPLPATNPPPNPKTSISPPQPSIPPPQPNPHSGQLPHPQTDCQAASGAPHSEWDREEEFVPVRDIDTQSTAADTHINTCTSEMSTMQLELGKVNKVSQDPHSGEGCSAEKEAKMKTVQYLLAELKALISGQGSVAERLLSHLEQTVSSPLMNADGSDVPTAPDLSSLHSQNAQLRRRVRILNLQLKEKEKAERRQTTDTLCNSEVWTLQEELTTAQGRLQDLQDDLTELQKALQDAQRQLRDREADNACIKTDLEATRSRLLDSEREKTELASLAQQRLDEIGNLKRSLQHQDSLNCPIAVDSSVVDTLPTKQHFNQHQHRQDPVEPPTDRITQFLMSLGQLAPTHTEHVSAAAERDGNALEQKKLNSDQPRDKLSHPDVRPQLGDQPEDSAHHQNSPLDQSQGQSRGWRLEKTHRRAFNATLSQWDVESVWSDWSTRSGSTFDTRDEAAFRDGLAALDASIASLQKTIQLDLGK; encoded by the exons AGTGACTCCAAAACCAGGACCAGCAGCCGGCCCTGAGCCAGCCTACTCTCTGTACTCCACAGACTCTGAAGACCAG GTTACTTATCTCCATAATGGTCTAGACCGGTGTGCTGCCTTGCTCGGTGGCATCCTTCAGGCGGAGAAGGCAG gCCTTCCCAAAGCCGTGAAGGGTGGAGCAGCTAAATCAAGACCATCTACCTCACGACTAAAGAAAACCATAAACAACAGAG ACCAGAAGACTCGTCAGTCTGCTGTCCCAGCTGCACACTCCCAAGTGAAGCTCCATCCACCTCAGagacacccccccaccccgctGCAGTCTCACTCCCCTTCCTCACCGAGCCAAAcactgcagcctctccctgccACCAACCCTCCACCCAACCCCAAGACCTCCATCTCTCCACCCCAGCCCTCAATCCCTCCACCTCAGCCCAACCCTCACTCAGGCCAGCTGCCCCACCCTCAGACCGACTGCCAGGCTGCTTCTGGAGCTCCACACTCCGAGTGGGATAGAGAAGAGGAGTTTGTTCCTGTGAGAGACATCGATACCCAAAGCACTgccgcagacacacacataaacacttgTACCTCGGAGATGTCAACCATGCAGCTAGAGCTTGGTAAAGTTAATAAAGTCTCTCAGGACCCACACAGCGGCGAGGGCTGCAGTGCAGAGAAAGAAGCGAAAATGAAGACAGTTCAGTATCTGCTTGCTGAACTCAAGGCTCTGATCTCTGGACAAG gcagtGTAGCAGAGAGGCTGCTCAGTCATCTGGAGCAGACGGTGTCTTCACCCCTGATGAATGCTGATGGATCCGACGTCCCGACTGCACCGGACCTGTCGTCGCTACACAGTCAGAACGCTCAGCTCCGAAG aCGTGTGAGGATTCTTAACCTGCAGTtaaaggagaaggagaaagctGAGAGGCGACAGACTACGGATACACTCTGTAACTCAGAAG TGTGGACTTTGCAGGAGGAGCTCACCACCGCTCAGGGCCGACTGCAGGACCTCCAGGATGACCTCACAGAACTACAGAAGGCCCTTCAGGACGCACAGAGACagctgagagacagagaagcaGATAACGCATGCATCAAAACAG acttgGAGGCCACTAGAAGCAGGTTGCTGGACAGTGAGCGAGAGAAGACGGAGTTGGCTTCACTTGCCCAGCAAAGACTGGACGAGATAGGAAACCTTAaaag GAGTCTTCAGCATCAGGATTCATTAAATTGTCCTATAGCTGTTGACAGCTCGGTCGTAGACACTCTGCCAACTAAGCAACATTTTAACCAACACCAGCACAGACAGGATCCAGTGGAGCCCCCCACTGACCGCATCACCCAGTTCCTGATGTCTCTGGGTCAGCTGGCGCCAACACACACGGAGCATGTGTCTGCGGCTGCAGAGAGGGACGGAAACGCACTAGAGCAGAAGAAACTGAACTCAGACCAGCCGAGAGACAAGTTATCGCATCCGGATGTCAGACCTCAGCTAGGTGACCAACCCGAAGACTCGGCCCATCACCAAAACTCTCCTCTCGACCAATCACAAGGCCAGTCACGCGGGTGGCGGCTGGAGAAGACGCACAGACGGGCGTTTAACGCCACGCTGTCCCAGTGGGACGTGGAATCTGTGTGGTCTGATTGGAGCACGAGGTCAGGGTCGACCTTCGACACCAGAGACGAGGCGGCGTTCAGGGACGGCCTGGCAGCTCTGGACGCCAGCATAGCcagtctgcagaagaccatTCAACTGGATCTGGGGAAGTGA